DNA sequence from the Pyramidobacter piscolens W5455 genome:
CGCCGCCACATCCTCGACAAGCTTGGCTGCAACAGCATGGCCGAGCTAACGCGTTACGCCATCCGCGAAGGCTACCTCGACCTCAGTTGAACGCCGTCTCCAGCCGCGAAGAAAAAGCGGGCCGGCGCCCGCGGCACAACGGAAGAGGAAAATCGGCAACGGCGCCGCCTGCGCGGCAGGCACCGAACCATCGTGAAAATCTCGTCGGGAAACAACGGCAAAGAGCCGCCTCGCATCGATCGAGGCGGCTCTTTGTGCATGTTCCACGTGGAACATTTTGACCGGGAACGGGGGATAAACCACGTTGAGCGACGCCGTCGAATTATCGCGAGCGACACGTCATAATTTTTACTACAGGCATTTTCACACTTTTCATTATGGAAGTCATTCATTCTTTTTCATTATAATTCAATCGTGAAAAGCAACACGGGGGGAATAGAGTGACCGGGGCGGGAACGTCCGGTTGTCCCGGAGGGATTGGGTTCCCGCGAATCTTGAAGAAGGAGTGATTTCAGCTATGAGACTTGAAATCGGAGCCTTTCATGTGACCGACATCAAGTTCGGCGACCATACGGGCTACAGCAAGGGCATCCTCACCGTCAACAAGGAAGAGTTGCTCAAGGTCGTCAAGGAAGACGAGCACATCACCACGGCCGATCTGAAGATCGTGCATCCCGGCGACGACGTGGTGCTCTGCCCCGTCAAGGAAGCGGTGGAAATGCGCTGCAAAGTGTCCGGCGGCCACGGGATCTTCCCCGGCGTGCTGTCCGAGATGGAGATCGCCGGTTCCGGCCGCACGCATTGTCTGCAGGACTGCTCGCTGCTCGTCGTCGGCGAGCACTGGGGCGGATTCCAGGACGGCCTGATCGCCATGGGCGGCAAATACCAGCACCACACCATCTTCGGCGACATGGTCAACCTCGTGCTGGTGGCCGATACCGACGAGGAGTTCGAGCGCCACGAGCAGCAGAAGAAGAACCACGCCCTGCGCTGGGCCGGCATGCGCCTCGCCGAGTACGTCGGCCAGTGCGTGAAGGAGCTCGAACCCGAGAACGTCGAGGTTTACGACCTGCCCGCCCTGAACGAGCGCGGCCCCGAAGTGGACAAGCTGCCCCGCGTGGTCTACCTGCTCCAGCCCCAGACCCAGATGGAAGCCATGGGCTACAACACGTTGATCTACGGCTGGGACGGCAACCACATCCTGCCCACCTTCATGCATCCCAACGAACTGCTCGACGGCTGCCTGGTGTCGGGCTCCTTCATGCCCACGTCGTCGAAGATCTCGACTTACGAGTTCGCCGTCAATCCGATGATCAAGAAGCTCTACGAACAGCACGGCAAGACCATCAACTTCCTCGGCGTCGTCATGTCCACGCTGAACGTGAAAATGGACGAAAAGGTCCGCTGCGTGAAAATGGCCGGGCAGATCTGCACGTCTCTCGGCGTCGACGCCGCGGTCGTCGTCGAGGAAGGGTACGGCAACCCCGACGTCGATTACACGGCCATGCTGGTCGAGCTCGAGCGCCTCGGCATCAAGACCATCGGCCTGTCGGACGAGTGCACCGGCCGCGACGGCGCGTCTCAGCCCCTCGTTTCCATGAATCCCGTCACCGACGCGCTGGTTTCCACCGGCAACGTGTCCCAGATGTACGAGTTCCCGAAGATGGAAGTCATCGGCGAGCTCGAAGCGCTGGCCCGCGACGGGAACTCCGGCGGCTGGGAAGGCTGTATCCATCCCGACGGCTCCTTCGTGATGGAGAACAACGGCATGTTCTGCGCCAACCACATCAGCGGCTACTCCAAGAGAACCTGCGCTGATTTTTAAATCGGGGAGGCAAAAATAAAATGCTGAAAGCGATTCATTACATCAACCAATTCTTCGGGCAGGTCGGCGGCGAAGACGCGGCCGACGCCAAGCCCATTTTCCACGACGATCTCGTCGGCTGCTCGATGATGCTGAACCAGATGGTGAAGCCCGACATCGAAGTCACCAACACCATCGTCTGCGGCGACAACTACATCACCAACCACACCGACGAGGCCCTGAAAGAGATCTTCGCCTGGCTCGACACGAAGAAGTTCGACATTTTCTTCGCCGGCCCCGCCTTCATGGCCGGGCGCTACGGCGTCGGCTGCGGCATCATGTGCAAAGCGGTGGCCGAGCGCTATCACGTGCCCGTGATCACCTCCATGAACGAGGAGAACCCCGGCGTCGAAGAGTACAAATCCGTGTGCTACATCTTCAAGGGCGGGCGCAAGGCGACCTTCATGAAGGACGACGTGACCGCCATGGCCAAATTCGCCAAGAAGATCGCCAAGGGCGAGGAACTGCTGCCCGCCGCTCAGGAAGGCTACTTCCCCCGCGGCATCCGCGCCGAGATCCCTCAGCCCGACGGACGCATCGCCGCCGACCGCGTCATCGACATGCTGCTCAGGAAGCTCAAGGGCGAGCCGTTCCAGACCGAGCTGATCATTCCCAAGATGGAGAAGATCCCGCCCGCGCCCGCGCTCAAGGATCTGGCCCACGCCACGATCGCTCTTGTCTCCTCCTCCGGCGTCGTGCCCGTGGACAACCCCGACCGCATCCAGAGCGCTTCCGCCCAGAAGTGGGGCAAGTACGACATCTCCAAGCTCGACAATTTGCCCGAGGGCGTGTTCAAGACGATCCACGCCGGCTTCGACCCCGCCGCCATGTGCCACATTCCCGACCGCGGTGTGCCTGTGGACGCCATGCGCTACTTCGAGAAGCAGGGCAAGATCGGCAAGCTTTACGATTATTACTATGTGACCGTCGGCACCGGCACGACCCAGGCTTTCGCCGCCAAATTCGGCAAGGAGATCGCCGCCGAGCTTCACGCCGCCAAGGTCGACGCCGTCGTGCTCACCGCCACCTGAGGCACGTGCACTCGTTGCGGGTCAACGATGGGCAAAGAAATCGAGAAAACCGGCATTCCCGTGGTCGTGATGTGCA
Encoded proteins:
- a CDS encoding glycine/sarcosine/betaine reductase component B subunit, with amino-acid sequence MRLEIGAFHVTDIKFGDHTGYSKGILTVNKEELLKVVKEDEHITTADLKIVHPGDDVVLCPVKEAVEMRCKVSGGHGIFPGVLSEMEIAGSGRTHCLQDCSLLVVGEHWGGFQDGLIAMGGKYQHHTIFGDMVNLVLVADTDEEFERHEQQKKNHALRWAGMRLAEYVGQCVKELEPENVEVYDLPALNERGPEVDKLPRVVYLLQPQTQMEAMGYNTLIYGWDGNHILPTFMHPNELLDGCLVSGSFMPTSSKISTYEFAVNPMIKKLYEQHGKTINFLGVVMSTLNVKMDEKVRCVKMAGQICTSLGVDAAVVVEEGYGNPDVDYTAMLVELERLGIKTIGLSDECTGRDGASQPLVSMNPVTDALVSTGNVSQMYEFPKMEVIGELEALARDGNSGGWEGCIHPDGSFVMENNGMFCANHISGYSKRTCADF
- a CDS encoding glycine/betaine/sarcosine/D-proline family reductase selenoprotein B; the encoded protein is MLKAIHYINQFFGQVGGEDAADAKPIFHDDLVGCSMMLNQMVKPDIEVTNTIVCGDNYITNHTDEALKEIFAWLDTKKFDIFFAGPAFMAGRYGVGCGIMCKAVAERYHVPVITSMNEENPGVEEYKSVCYIFKGGRKATFMKDDVTAMAKFAKKIAKGEELLPAAQEGYFPRGIRAEIPQPDGRIAADRVIDMLLRKLKGEPFQTELIIPKMEKIPPAPALKDLAHATIALVSSSGVVPVDNPDRIQSASAQKWGKYDISKLDNLPEGVFKTIHAGFDPAAMCHIPDRGVPVDAMRYFEKQGKIGKLYDYYYVTVGTGTTQAFAAKFGKEIAAELHAAKVDAVVLTATUGTCTRCGSTMGKEIEKTGIPVVVMCNLIDVAKTVGANRMVQTVSVPYPLGDPELSAEAEWQLRTSRVEAALNALATDIAEPTVFPSKF